A portion of the Nitrospirota bacterium genome contains these proteins:
- a CDS encoding DUF481 domain-containing protein: MTLCICGKHVGLIVMFVLFVALIVPVTAMAEVDKDYIREHYPEVYRQIYEEGKSSVSAPASQSGEPSKAVDNVKPAAPAAADAPKVNGPGDNWWEHISLKYKPLPENLLFHAEALFTPVYKWGNTTGYNIDGQGAVVLRKNRLTNSLNYQIAQKLTKDASGSQSTDDYQTFQESLQYDLTENFYTQGGYIWERDRVNMIKHRHIEYAGLGYYLFDTPLHKLEFFLSGGYQTEKYYSLIQDFLNISQKSLPVVYFYESYKINITSYLFYNEIFRIIQDVSTTPVFVMNEDGNYIADHRVHRYRWTMINALGYNIDKHLAIIASHKMDYDSSPWPTVISTDNVFKVSLRVSF; the protein is encoded by the coding sequence ATGACTTTGTGCATTTGTGGGAAACATGTTGGACTTATAGTTATGTTTGTTTTATTTGTTGCCCTGATTGTGCCTGTTACGGCAATGGCGGAGGTGGATAAAGACTATATAAGAGAACACTATCCGGAGGTTTATCGCCAAATATATGAGGAGGGTAAATCGTCTGTTTCAGCACCGGCTTCACAGTCAGGTGAACCTTCAAAGGCGGTTGATAATGTTAAACCTGCGGCACCGGCAGCAGCCGATGCGCCCAAGGTCAATGGGCCTGGTGACAACTGGTGGGAACACATCTCTCTTAAATACAAACCCTTACCGGAGAATCTCCTGTTCCACGCGGAGGCACTATTCACTCCTGTTTACAAATGGGGTAACACAACAGGATACAATATAGACGGCCAGGGTGCGGTTGTATTAAGAAAAAACCGTCTGACAAACTCCCTTAACTATCAGATTGCACAAAAGTTAACTAAAGATGCCAGCGGCTCACAAAGCACTGACGATTATCAGACCTTTCAAGAATCTCTGCAGTATGACCTGACTGAAAATTTCTACACGCAGGGCGGCTATATATGGGAACGGGACAGGGTTAATATGATAAAACACAGACATATAGAGTATGCCGGTTTAGGGTATTATTTATTTGATACGCCGCTGCATAAGCTTGAGTTTTTTTTATCAGGTGGTTATCAAACAGAGAAATACTACTCTCTGATACAAGATTTTTTAAATATAAGCCAAAAATCGCTTCCGGTTGTGTATTTTTATGAAAGTTACAAGATTAATATCACAAGTTATCTGTTTTATAATGAGATTTTTAGAATCATACAAGATGTATCCACTACACCGGTTTTTGTTATGAATGAGGATGGAAACTATATAGCAGACCACAGGGTACACAGATACCGCTGGACCATGATAAATGCTCTTGGCTATAACATTGATAAACATCTGGCAATCATCGCATCACATAAAATGGACTATGACAGCAGTCCGTGGCCAACTGTGATTAGTACGGACAACGTTTTTAAGGTAAGCCTTAGGGTTAGCTTCTAA